The Deinococcus sonorensis KR-87 genome includes a window with the following:
- a CDS encoding glycosyltransferase family 2 protein → MEQPLVSILINNYNYGQFLAEAIESALNQTYANIEVLVVDDGSTDSSAEVMAGYAGRIIPILKKNGGQASALNLGVARARGDIICFLDADDAWMPDKVEQVVRAFRQHPRAGLVYHRVQPVDAALKPQGEAWPQSLYTGSIAALVQRTGGWWHQANTSSLAFRRSTLERIGPVPDSFVYSADAYLGELAALLVEVVGLPQQLTLYRVHGTNVWYAGGANSQKRIALYRNCIGAINARLAQLGVPGRLEERQHFQLQLHRFLNGEAVSIPGLLVQALTFPGEPKLKVRLRSAASILARVLRLHPRARTQSS, encoded by the coding sequence ATGGAACAGCCGCTGGTTAGTATCCTGATCAATAACTACAACTACGGCCAGTTTCTGGCCGAGGCCATCGAGAGTGCCCTGAACCAGACCTATGCCAACATCGAGGTGCTGGTGGTGGATGACGGCAGCACCGACAGCTCCGCCGAGGTGATGGCCGGCTACGCGGGGCGGATCATTCCCATCCTCAAGAAGAACGGGGGGCAGGCCAGTGCCCTGAATCTCGGCGTGGCCAGGGCCCGGGGCGACATCATCTGCTTTCTGGACGCCGACGACGCCTGGATGCCCGACAAGGTGGAGCAGGTCGTGCGGGCGTTCAGGCAGCATCCCCGGGCGGGGCTGGTGTACCACCGCGTGCAACCGGTGGACGCGGCGTTGAAGCCTCAGGGTGAGGCGTGGCCACAGAGTCTGTATACCGGGAGCATTGCGGCCTTGGTGCAGCGGACCGGCGGCTGGTGGCATCAGGCCAACACCTCCTCGCTGGCCTTCCGGCGCAGCACCCTCGAGCGGATCGGGCCGGTGCCGGACAGCTTCGTGTATTCGGCCGACGCCTACCTGGGTGAGCTGGCAGCCCTGCTGGTGGAGGTCGTGGGGCTGCCGCAGCAGCTGACGCTCTACCGGGTGCACGGCACCAACGTCTGGTATGCGGGCGGCGCCAACAGCCAGAAGCGGATCGCGCTGTACCGGAACTGCATCGGCGCGATCAACGCCCGGCTGGCTCAGCTGGGCGTTCCCGGCAGGCTGGAGGAACGCCAGCACTTCCAGCTGCAGCTGCACCGCTTCCTGAACGGTGAGGCTGTCAGCATTCCCGGGCTGCTGGTTCAGGCCCTTACCTTTCCCGGCGAGCCGAAACTGAAGGTGCGTCTGCGCTCCGCGGCGTCCATCCTGGCGCGGGTCCTGCGCCTTCACCCCCGCGCCCGGACGCAGAGTTCCTGA
- a CDS encoding SDR family NAD(P)-dependent oxidoreductase — MAGSSLSLAGRVALVTGASGGLGRATAPELAQAGAHVIVTARSTRTHSTQPGLPDSTIEATAEQVQTAGGQATALRCDHTQEAEVERLMQHIGTHFGRLDLLVNNAWGNHDPVDETQRGREVWEEPLAQLRNDLLAGAYSDYITSLLALRHRLIGSGGLMVSTTWHTDEPPGWLPYEVSKAAKNRLVYALGHHLRGLGVTVLGVAPGWMRTELMLQHHTEDELRGQTETPHYAARAIVSLAADPQRDHWTGQILDVGDLADRYGFTDLDGTQPHWYRRRQATRQATEKD; from the coding sequence ATGGCCGGCTCGTCGCTTTCCCTGGCCGGCCGGGTGGCGCTGGTGACCGGCGCCTCAGGTGGCCTGGGCCGCGCCACCGCGCCGGAGCTGGCCCAGGCTGGAGCGCACGTCATCGTGACGGCGCGCAGCACCCGGACACACAGCACGCAGCCGGGTCTGCCCGACAGCACCATCGAGGCCACCGCCGAGCAGGTGCAAACGGCCGGCGGGCAGGCCACCGCCCTGCGCTGCGACCATACCCAGGAGGCGGAGGTGGAGCGGCTGATGCAGCACATCGGCACGCACTTCGGGCGCCTGGATCTGCTGGTGAACAACGCCTGGGGCAACCACGACCCGGTGGATGAAACGCAGCGCGGCCGGGAGGTCTGGGAGGAGCCGCTGGCCCAGCTCAGAAACGACCTGCTGGCCGGTGCGTACAGCGATTACATCACCTCCCTGCTGGCGCTGCGGCACCGGCTGATCGGGTCCGGTGGGTTGATGGTCAGCACCACCTGGCACACCGACGAACCGCCCGGCTGGCTGCCCTACGAGGTGAGCAAGGCGGCCAAGAACCGGCTGGTGTACGCGCTGGGCCATCATCTGCGCGGCCTCGGCGTGACGGTGCTGGGCGTGGCCCCCGGCTGGATGCGCACCGAACTGATGCTGCAGCACCACACCGAGGACGAGTTGCGGGGCCAGACCGAGACGCCGCACTACGCGGCCCGCGCCATCGTCTCGCTGGCAGCCGATCCCCAGCGGGACCACTGGACCGGGCAGATTCTGGATGTGGGCGATCTTGCCGACCGCTACGGCTTCACCGATCTGGACGGCACACAGCCGCACTGGTACCGCCGGCGACAGGCCACCCGGCAGGCGACCGAGAAAGACTAG
- a CDS encoding HAD family hydrolase, which produces MVSLPKLLAFDLDGTLIPDGGVLVPLATRQALARVRDAGIQVAIITGRDVPPPDVLDAAQPVAVAGSNGGHILLNGVMHREARFTPADLRAVLAHQLHGARVIAFALDRVYVDLPPGAPVPEWLQRRPHAPLHEAPEEQIIKVGFWHPDIRHWRDHLSSSLPHLVLTGAQDPYPDFLTVTPSGADKGAALGAIAEALGLTLEQCWAFGDSDNDVAMLELAGHAVQVGRLPLLTPHADEVIEGPDQLGAFLNGLLDRLPQPARR; this is translated from the coding sequence ATGGTTTCCCTTCCCAAGCTGCTGGCCTTTGACCTGGACGGCACCCTGATTCCGGACGGCGGCGTGCTGGTGCCGCTTGCCACCCGGCAGGCCCTGGCGCGCGTGCGTGACGCCGGCATTCAGGTGGCGATCATCACTGGGCGTGATGTTCCGCCGCCCGACGTGCTGGACGCGGCCCAGCCGGTGGCCGTGGCGGGCAGCAACGGCGGCCACATCCTGTTGAACGGCGTGATGCACCGCGAGGCCCGCTTCACGCCCGCCGACCTCCGGGCCGTGCTGGCCCACCAGCTGCACGGAGCGCGGGTGATCGCCTTCGCGCTGGACCGGGTGTATGTGGACCTGCCGCCCGGCGCGCCGGTGCCGGAGTGGCTGCAGCGCCGCCCACACGCCCCGCTGCATGAGGCGCCGGAGGAGCAGATCATCAAGGTCGGCTTCTGGCATCCGGACATCCGCCACTGGCGGGACCACCTGAGCAGCAGCCTGCCCCATCTGGTGCTGACCGGCGCCCAGGATCCGTACCCGGATTTCCTGACGGTCACGCCCAGCGGAGCCGACAAGGGCGCGGCGCTGGGGGCCATTGCCGAGGCGCTGGGCCTCACGCTGGAGCAGTGCTGGGCCTTCGGGGACAGCGACAACGACGTGGCGATGCTGGAACTGGCCGGACACGCGGTGCAGGTGGGGCGGCTCCCGCTGCTGACCCCGCACGCGGACGAGGTGATTGAAGGGCCGGACCAGCTGGGCGCGTTCCTGAACGGCCTGTTGGACCGCCTGCCGCAGCCGGCCCGCCGCTAG
- a CDS encoding glycoside hydrolase family 10 protein produces the protein MLRLPALAALLTFGLAFASAPVLPPLPVLVPSVPTETVPPTPAAGLRGLWLDGFGPGLMTRAQATRAVNDAAALGVNTLFVQSIRRADCLCLRASVPPVGGLEPGFDPLETVIQLAHARHMRVIGWISVTGAWNSSVPSRRTEQVFQQHGPDAGLNSWLARRPDGSWKSGADAWLDPGIPAAADFMAGSALSLVTHYDLDGLQLDRIRYPDGGDWGYSPVTLARYRLETGARGVPAATDERWRSWKRAQVTALTRRIALEARGARPGILISAATIVYGDGPTDLNGFHATRSYAEVLQDWPAWMAEGLLDLNVMMNYKRDGVGDQAAWFDHWNTFAASLQRPGAAVAAGTAMYLNSPAVTAAQAGRATALGLGWVGYAYRTPTAAVYAASQTQPQGFAAVQAALQSQDGSPLPAPLAWSPPSVLRRAVLGRVVGLSQPGGVPVEVYAPDGQLLGRTTTDGNGYYGFADLNGERAEVRVGDQRWTESLQAGLTRFPNLLLRQVTRVND, from the coding sequence ATGTTGCGCCTTCCTGCCCTCGCTGCCCTGCTGACCTTCGGCCTCGCGTTCGCCTCGGCCCCTGTCCTGCCGCCCCTGCCGGTGCTGGTGCCGTCTGTGCCGACGGAAACGGTGCCGCCCACGCCCGCCGCCGGGCTGAGGGGCCTGTGGCTGGACGGCTTCGGGCCGGGGCTGATGACCCGCGCTCAGGCGACCCGGGCGGTGAATGACGCGGCGGCGCTGGGGGTCAACACCCTGTTCGTGCAGTCCATCCGGCGCGCCGACTGCCTGTGCCTGCGGGCGAGCGTGCCGCCGGTGGGCGGGCTGGAGCCGGGCTTCGATCCGCTGGAGACGGTCATTCAGCTGGCCCATGCCCGCCACATGCGGGTGATCGGCTGGATCAGCGTCACCGGGGCCTGGAACAGCAGCGTGCCCAGCCGCCGCACCGAGCAGGTGTTCCAGCAGCACGGCCCGGACGCCGGGCTGAACAGCTGGCTGGCGCGCCGTCCGGATGGCAGCTGGAAGAGCGGCGCCGACGCGTGGCTCGACCCGGGCATTCCGGCAGCGGCCGATTTCATGGCGGGCTCGGCGTTGAGCTTGGTGACCCACTACGACCTGGACGGCCTGCAGCTGGACCGCATCCGCTATCCGGACGGCGGCGACTGGGGGTACAGCCCGGTCACGCTGGCCCGCTACCGGCTGGAAACCGGGGCCAGGGGTGTGCCGGCCGCCACCGACGAACGCTGGCGTAGCTGGAAACGCGCCCAGGTCACGGCCCTGACGCGCCGCATCGCGCTGGAGGCGCGGGGCGCGCGGCCCGGCATTCTGATCAGCGCGGCCACCATCGTGTACGGCGACGGTCCGACCGACCTGAACGGCTTTCACGCCACCCGCAGCTACGCCGAGGTGCTGCAGGACTGGCCCGCCTGGATGGCCGAGGGCCTGCTGGACCTGAACGTGATGATGAACTACAAGCGCGACGGTGTGGGCGATCAGGCGGCGTGGTTCGATCACTGGAACACCTTCGCGGCCAGCCTGCAGCGGCCCGGGGCAGCGGTGGCGGCCGGCACCGCCATGTACCTCAATTCGCCAGCGGTCACGGCTGCCCAGGCCGGCCGGGCCACCGCGCTGGGTCTCGGCTGGGTGGGGTACGCGTACCGCACGCCCACCGCCGCGGTGTACGCCGCCAGTCAGACCCAGCCGCAGGGCTTTGCCGCCGTGCAGGCCGCCCTGCAGAGCCAGGACGGTTCGCCGCTGCCCGCACCGCTCGCCTGGAGCCCTCCTTCGGTGCTGCGGCGGGCGGTGCTGGGCCGGGTGGTGGGTCTGAGCCAGCCGGGCGGGGTCCCAGTGGAGGTTTATGCCCCGGACGGTCAGTTGCTGGGCCGCACCACCACCGACGGCAACGGCTACTACGGCTTTGCCGACCTGAACGGCGAGCGCGCCGAGGTGCGGGTGGGCGATCAGCGCTGGACTGAGTCGCTGCAGGCGGGCCTGACCCGCTTCCCGAACCTGCTGCTGCGGCAGGTGACGCGAGTCAATGACTGA
- a CDS encoding FKBP-type peptidyl-prolyl cis-trans isomerase, which translates to MSEFKVEKYHEGNGAPARKGQTVRVHYTGTLENGTKFDSSRDRGQPIEFPLGVGHVIQGWDEGIAQLNVGDKARLTIPAEMGYGARGVPGVIPGGATLLFDVELVDAK; encoded by the coding sequence ATGAGCGAATTCAAGGTCGAGAAGTACCACGAGGGCAACGGCGCGCCCGCCCGCAAGGGTCAGACGGTGCGCGTTCACTACACCGGCACGCTGGAAAACGGCACCAAGTTCGACAGCAGCCGGGACCGTGGCCAGCCGATCGAGTTCCCGCTGGGCGTCGGCCACGTGATCCAGGGCTGGGACGAGGGGATCGCGCAGCTGAACGTGGGCGACAAGGCCCGCCTGACCATTCCGGCCGAGATGGGCTACGGGGCGCGGGGCGTGCCCGGCGTGATTCCTGGCGGCGCCACCCTGCTCTTCGACGTGGAACTGGTAGACGCCAAGTAA